The nucleotide window CAAATATCTAGTcaatagttaattttttcaatcatagttaaattttagagaaaatttCACCCCTTTCCCTGCGAGATGTTAAAATGATActttctttccttctattttataaatgtacatttctctcccttctaatttttaaaaagcctcttctttaatctattttaaactttttaagttaactaatattaactttatctatttttaaagaaaaaaattattttctaaaaaaatacctattaacaaaaaaattattttttatcattaaattttgcttactaaaatatcctttaataaagtattcttttattgattaaattgaatttcttaaaaaatttaataattatattatttttttctaaaatacccttcaataattttttaattattaaattataattttatcaaaatttttgttaacaatttttttatattttactattaattttttgacatctatatatattattttaacattaaataaaaaatttagtaagatTATTTctcaatatcaatatatattaattgttatacatattaacggtggtaagatttttttatttaatgttaaaataatatatattgatataaaaaaaattaatagtaaatataaaaataattattaacaaaaattttagtaaaatcaaaatttaataattaaaaaattagtaaaggCTAAgtatcttagaaaaaaattatttaattattaatttttttaaaaatattttggtgaaaatgcaatttaatcaataaaagaataatttattaaagagtattttagtaagcaaaatttgataataaaaaataaaatttttgcaaatgggtatttttttaaaaaataaatttttttccttaaaaaatagataaagttaatattaattaacataaaaagtttaaaatagattaaagagtggttttttaaaagttagaaaggaggagaatgtacatttataaaatagagaaaaaatgaGTGTCATTTTAGCATCTTGCAGGAGTGGaattttctcaaaataaaaACCTATTCGCACaccacttctctcttctttaaCAATTATtgtctcttttattattatttttctcatcctcttttattattatctcCTGGTCatctttattatctttttctcttgtaaatattcaaaaaattaaagtataaaaattttaatgcgTAAACATAAATTTAGTGCACAACTCACAAATTTAAGTATACagcacaaaattttttttaagaattatatGTTCAAAACATTATCCAATTAATGAAATTCACACAACACATAATTAAATTTTGGTGTAACATACCTACAATCTTgtatcataaatttttttaaaaaattatatacctaAAACATTAACTCAcctaattaaacaaaatatatttgcAGCAAAGATTTTTACTATGTGCAAAGATTTGTATATTATGTATAAAAACATGTgtattatacataaaaaattgtaTGCTATATGCCTAAATAAATTTGTGCtatatgtaaatttttatatgttatacTTCGAAAATTTATATGCTGAGCAAAGAAAAAAAGTTAGTGACATATGcatgcattattttttttttttacgaacTTTGCACtaacttaattacaaaaaaaacatatacaCTTAGCATCtttattaaacaaatttaaacgTGCTCTTCAACCCTCCAATGCCAAAACAAACACACCCTAATCGTTTACTCCTAAAAATTGTAAAATGAATGATGATTGATGAATGTGGTTCCACGCGAAAATCGTGGCTCGCATGTTTCTGTCTGCACATCAACCAAAGCCTCTATTGTTCAAACTAGCACTCCTGCCTCACTTGCATTCCTTTACTTCCCGCTGTTACTTCCTCTCCCAAGCCTCTTTACCATGCCGTTCCATTTCTTCATATCGTGACCCTCTTGTTACTTTCTTACTCGATGCTCTGAAATGTTCATCCTCTGTCTCTTGCTGCAGGGTCATCCATGCCCGTGTAATCAAATCGCTGGATTTCAGAGATGGGTTTATCGGTGATCAACTGGTATCAAGTTACCTCAACATGGGCTTGATCCATGACGCAGAGAAGCTGTTCGACGAAATGGCCAACAAGGATTTTGTGTCGTGGAACTCCTTGGTTTCTGGGTTTTCGAAAATGGGCCACCTTGGCAGGTGCATCAGTTTGTTTTCTATGATAAAATCTGAGTATGGATTGGAATTGAACGAGCTTACACTACTATCTGTTATCTCGGTTTGTGCTTCTGCTCAGGCTAGGGATGAAGGTCAGTATCTTCATTGTTGTGCATTGAAGTTGGGTATGCTTTCTGAGGTGAAGGTTGCTAATTCTCTTATTAATATGTATGGAAAGTTTGGTTGCGTTGACTGTGCTTTCAGGTTGTTTCAGGCTATGTCAGAGCCAAATATGATATCGTGGAATTCGGTGGTTGCTTCCTGCACCCAAAATGGAATCCCCATTGAAgctattaactattttaatatgatgaggatgaatgGATTTTTTCCTGATGAGGCCACAATGGTGAGTTTGCTTCAAGCCTGTGAAATTTTGCCTTTAGGAATGTTGATCGAGGCCTTACACAGTGTAATCTTCACCTGCGGGCTTGATTCAAATGTGACAATTGTTACCACACTTTTGAACTTGTATTCAAAGTTAGGGAGATTGGACGCTTCTAAAAAGGTCTATGCTGAGATATCTAAACCTGATAAAGTGGCATGGTCTGCAATGATTGCAGGCTATGCCATCCATGGGTGTGGGAAAGAGGCAATAGAGTTCTTTGAAAGGACTGTAATGGCAGGTATGAAGCCTGATCATGTTACTTTTACTCATTTGTTAAGTGCTTGTAGCCATTCAGGGCTTGTCAAGGAAGGAAAATACTATTTCCGAATTATGTCTGATGTTTATGGGGTTCAACCCCGATTGGATCACTATTCATGTATGGTTGATCTTCTTGGGCGCTGTGGTCTTCTTAGTGATGCTCGTAACCTGATTATGCACATGCCATTACAACCAAATTCTGCAGTCTGGGGTGCCCTTCTCAGTGCTTGTCGTGTTTATGGTAACATTGATCTTGGGAAGGAAGCTGCAGAGAATTTGATTGCCTTAGATCCGTATGACCCTAGAAACTATATTATGCTTTCCAACATATATTCTGCTTCAGGCCTATGGAGTGAAGCGTCAAAACTGAGGACCTTGATGAAGAGAAATGTTCTAACTAAAAACCCTGGATGCAGCTTTATCGAGCATGGGAATAAAATCCACCGGTTTATGGTGGATGACTATTCTCACCCTGATTCAGACAAAATACACACGAAGCTTGACGAActtataagaaaaattcaagagGTTGGCTTTGTGTCTGAAACTGAATCCATTCTCCATGATGTTGATGAGGAGGTCAAAATAAATATGGTCAACAAGCACAGTGAGAAGATAGCTCTTGCATATGGACTTTTGGTTACTAACGCTGATAAGCCACTAGTTATAATAAAGAACCTTAGAATTT belongs to Arachis duranensis cultivar V14167 chromosome 8, aradu.V14167.gnm2.J7QH, whole genome shotgun sequence and includes:
- the LOC107462666 gene encoding pentatricopeptide repeat-containing protein At5g40410, mitochondrial, whose translation is MWFHAKIVARMFLSAHQPKPLLFKLALLPHLHSFTSRCYFLSQASLPCRSISSYRDPLVTFLLDALKCSSSVSCCRVIHARVIKSLDFRDGFIGDQLVSSYLNMGLIHDAEKLFDEMANKDFVSWNSLVSGFSKMGHLGRCISLFSMIKSEYGLELNELTLLSVISVCASAQARDEGQYLHCCALKLGMLSEVKVANSLINMYGKFGCVDCAFRLFQAMSEPNMISWNSVVASCTQNGIPIEAINYFNMMRMNGFFPDEATMVSLLQACEILPLGMLIEALHSVIFTCGLDSNVTIVTTLLNLYSKLGRLDASKKVYAEISKPDKVAWSAMIAGYAIHGCGKEAIEFFERTVMAGMKPDHVTFTHLLSACSHSGLVKEGKYYFRIMSDVYGVQPRLDHYSCMVDLLGRCGLLSDARNLIMHMPLQPNSAVWGALLSACRVYGNIDLGKEAAENLIALDPYDPRNYIMLSNIYSASGLWSEASKLRTLMKRNVLTKNPGCSFIEHGNKIHRFMVDDYSHPDSDKIHTKLDELIRKIQEVGFVSETESILHDVDEEVKINMVNKHSEKIALAYGLLVTNADKPLVIIKNLRICRDCHTTVKFVSQIEKRVIIIRDSKRFHHFSDGLCSCGDYW